From a region of the Odoribacter splanchnicus DSM 20712 genome:
- a CDS encoding DUF4843 domain-containing protein, with protein MKKLGYIFLCLAALWSCQDNADYPFKGKDAVYFQLQTDDYYWTQTLDSMVYTFAGKGVEEDTLWVRVNLQGDAVPYARDILVVTDDEKTTAEEGLHYEALKPVYELPADAVYTRIPVIIYNKDEELEKKQVTIALALKSSDELDLGITDRRTCRLLVSNMLGKPLYWEETISWDFGEYSRKKHELCILELGRDFPAEASEYSAESRMWDVYGAYMSDYFEENYPVYDENGKIIEPW; from the coding sequence ATGAAAAAATTAGGATATATATTTTTATGCCTGGCAGCGCTATGGAGTTGCCAGGACAATGCAGACTACCCGTTCAAGGGAAAAGATGCCGTATATTTTCAGCTACAGACGGATGATTATTATTGGACACAAACTCTGGACAGCATGGTGTATACTTTTGCCGGTAAAGGGGTTGAGGAAGATACGTTATGGGTTCGGGTAAATCTGCAGGGGGATGCCGTCCCGTATGCCCGTGATATTCTTGTCGTGACGGACGATGAGAAAACGACTGCAGAGGAGGGCCTTCATTACGAGGCTTTGAAACCGGTATACGAATTGCCTGCCGATGCCGTTTATACGAGGATTCCCGTAATTATTTACAACAAGGACGAGGAATTGGAAAAGAAACAGGTGACGATAGCCCTTGCCTTGAAATCTTCTGATGAATTGGACCTGGGCATTACTGACCGGCGGACTTGTCGTCTTTTGGTGTCGAACATGTTAGGAAAACCGCTTTATTGGGAAGAAACGATTTCCTGGGATTTCGGGGAATATTCCCGGAAAAAGCATGAGCTTTGTATTTTGGAACTGGGACGGGATTTCCCTGCCGAGGCAAGCGAGTACAGTGCAGAAAGCCGGATGTGGGATGTTTATGGGGCATATATGAGTGACTATTTCGAGGAAAATTATCCGGTTTATGATGAGAATGGTAAAATTATCGAGCCTTGGTAA
- a CDS encoding RagB/SusD family nutrient uptake outer membrane protein gives MKYTILKYGMLAGTLLLGGCNNWLDVDPKSQVKQEVLFESEAGFQDALTGIYTIMARTDMYGGHETMGFLEMVAQTYTEVIYTYEDVLKYNYEETNSEACIDGFWKGNYNAIANCNQILAHVDERKGVFSSGVYEAVKAEALALRAFLHFDLLRGFAFSYVTGKDELAIPYVDKVTNKPVAQSTVAEVLERIITEAEEARKLIREVDPLGPAYDTYTESGYKSEDFIQGGGFWLYRKSKLNYYGITAFLARVYLYKGDKVNALACAKEVIESGKFSLLEEKQLQQDETWGYLCSENEYISSLYVYDMEEGRSDVFFGEESSMRCYISDARRSVVFGTPGVDIDWRNQNMFVLKTGETKYYVGKYQGVNRIPLLKLSEMYLIAAEASGDKSWLQTLRDHRGYVNYPLADDCDLTAEIEAEYRKEFIAEGQLFYYYKRLNYDKLPGMSEPMAKHYVFPMPDNELEFGNIK, from the coding sequence TGTGGATCCTAAATCGCAGGTAAAACAGGAGGTGCTGTTTGAATCGGAGGCCGGTTTCCAGGATGCACTGACAGGTATTTATACAATAATGGCACGTACGGACATGTACGGAGGGCATGAGACGATGGGATTTTTGGAGATGGTGGCACAGACCTATACGGAGGTGATTTATACTTACGAGGATGTGTTGAAATACAATTATGAGGAGACAAATTCGGAAGCCTGCATTGATGGTTTTTGGAAAGGAAATTATAATGCGATAGCCAATTGTAATCAGATTCTGGCTCATGTAGACGAGCGGAAAGGTGTATTCAGTAGTGGGGTATACGAGGCTGTAAAGGCAGAAGCGCTGGCTTTGCGTGCTTTCTTGCATTTCGACCTGTTGCGGGGCTTTGCTTTCTCTTATGTGACGGGTAAGGATGAACTTGCCATCCCATACGTAGATAAGGTGACGAACAAACCTGTGGCGCAGTCGACTGTGGCAGAAGTGCTGGAACGGATAATTACCGAGGCGGAGGAGGCTCGAAAACTGATCCGGGAAGTTGATCCTTTGGGGCCTGCATACGATACTTACACGGAGAGCGGCTACAAATCCGAAGATTTTATCCAGGGGGGCGGTTTTTGGCTTTACCGCAAATCGAAGCTGAACTATTATGGCATAACCGCTTTCCTGGCACGGGTGTATTTGTATAAGGGGGACAAGGTGAATGCGCTGGCATGTGCGAAAGAGGTCATCGAAAGCGGAAAGTTTTCACTGCTGGAAGAAAAACAGTTGCAGCAGGACGAGACGTGGGGGTATTTGTGCAGTGAGAACGAGTATATTTCTTCTCTTTATGTGTATGATATGGAAGAGGGACGGTCGGATGTGTTTTTCGGCGAGGAGAGTTCTATGAGATGTTATATTTCGGATGCCCGGCGTTCGGTTGTGTTCGGTACGCCCGGTGTAGATATCGATTGGCGCAATCAAAACATGTTTGTCTTGAAAACCGGCGAGACGAAATATTATGTCGGGAAATATCAGGGTGTGAATCGTATTCCTTTACTGAAGTTGTCGGAAATGTATCTGATTGCTGCGGAGGCTTCGGGTGATAAGAGTTGGTTGCAGACTTTACGCGATCACCGGGGATATGTAAATTATCCGTTGGCGGACGATTGTGACCTGACAGCTGAAATAGAGGCTGAATACCGCAAAGAGTTTATTGCTGAAGGTCAGCTTTTCTATTATTACAAACGGTTGAACTATGACAAATTACCGGGGATGTCGGAACCGATGGCAAAACATTATGTTTTCCCGATGCCGGACAACGAACTTGAATTTGGTAATATTAAATAA
- the metF gene encoding methylenetetrahydrofolate reductase [NAD(P)H], producing MTKVIDIINQKKAPFASFELVPPLKGSDINKLYGAIEPLMEFAPPFINITFHRDEVEFRQTADGTFEKVTITKRPGSVAIAAAIMKRFPVEVVPHLICGGASKHQIENDLIDLNFLDIQNVVALRGDAIPGQKYFVPEPDGHRYSCELVEQIHNMNRGIYLDECLKNAVPTNFCIGVAAYPEKHYEAPNIDIDIENLKRKVDAGADYIVTQMFFDNTRFYEFAAKCRAAGITVPIIPGLKPISTQTHIEMLPRAFSIDLPQELMNEVRKCKDNKAIYQVGIEWCTAQSKDLLVHGAPAIHYYTMGKADNIREILKRTF from the coding sequence ATGACTAAAGTAATCGATATTATCAATCAGAAAAAGGCACCTTTCGCTTCGTTCGAACTGGTGCCTCCATTGAAAGGAAGCGATATCAACAAACTATACGGAGCCATAGAACCTCTGATGGAATTCGCCCCTCCCTTCATCAATATCACCTTTCACCGGGATGAAGTGGAATTCCGCCAAACGGCCGACGGTACCTTTGAAAAAGTGACCATCACCAAACGGCCGGGATCGGTAGCCATTGCAGCAGCGATAATGAAACGGTTTCCTGTAGAAGTCGTCCCCCATCTGATCTGCGGAGGAGCCAGTAAACATCAGATCGAGAACGACCTGATCGACCTGAACTTCCTGGATATTCAGAATGTAGTCGCTTTACGCGGAGATGCTATCCCCGGCCAAAAATATTTCGTTCCCGAACCCGACGGCCACCGTTACAGTTGCGAACTGGTGGAACAAATCCACAATATGAACCGGGGAATTTACCTGGACGAATGTCTGAAAAATGCCGTACCTACTAATTTTTGTATCGGTGTCGCCGCTTATCCCGAAAAACATTATGAAGCCCCGAATATAGACATCGATATCGAAAATCTGAAACGCAAAGTAGATGCAGGAGCCGATTATATCGTTACTCAAATGTTTTTCGACAATACCCGGTTTTATGAATTTGCAGCCAAATGCCGGGCCGCCGGTATTACTGTTCCGATCATCCCCGGCCTGAAACCCATCTCGACGCAAACCCACATCGAAATGCTCCCCCGGGCTTTCAGTATCGACCTGCCCCAGGAACTGATGAACGAAGTCCGGAAATGTAAAGACAATAAAGCCATCTATCAGGTAGGCATCGAATGGTGTACAGCCCAAAGCAAGGATTTATTAGTCCACGGTGCCCCGGCTATCCACTATTATACCATGGGAAAAGCCGACAACATCCGGGAGATTTTAAAACGTACTTTTTAA
- the metH gene encoding methionine synthase yields MNSNFFELNERTTMIQDEIKKRILILDGAMGTAIQQYGLTEADFRGSEFISHPVNLKGNNDILNLTCPEVIRQIHRSYIEAGADIIETNTFNSNAISQAEYRGEKLVYRLNYAGAKLAVTEARAASHQVYVAGSMGPTSKTLSLSPDVNRPEFRPVDFDTLVSTYAEQVSGLIDGGVDLLLVETVFDGLNAKAALYAITQVQEEKRTSLPVMLSATINDRSGRTLTGQSLEALYTTVSHYPLFSFGLNCSFGATDLLPFIERLSKTLPCPLSIYPNAGLPNEMGEYDESPELTASCLKQMATAGLLNIAGGCCGTTPEHIRAIREALQAISPRQIPAIPAQLVVSGLDKVVVDKAQNNFINVGERTNVAGSAKFAKLIHAKAYEEAARIARKQIEDGASVIDINMDDAMLDSALEMSTFVRYISNDPDIARAALMIDSSDWNTILAGLKNAQGKCIVNSISLKEGEDLFLAKAREIHHLGAAVVVMAFDEQGQAVTYERKIEICERAYRLLTRQAGFRAEDIIFDVNILAIGTGLEEHNNYAVDFIRAIAWIKANLPGCRTSGGISNLSFSFRGNNPVREAMHSVFLYHAIEAGMDMGIVNPAMLQVYDEIEPQLLEAVEEVVLNKHPEATERLIELAEQIKGQKTADGKAIKNEEWRTRTLSERLNFALIKGNTEYLEADLAEALTVYASPVEIIEGPLMQGMDKVGTLFGEGKMFLPQVVKSAKAMKAAVAILQPEIEKHNAGTGENIQRPKVVLATAKGDVHDIGKNIVSIVLTCNNFDVIDLGVMVDNQKIVAAAKAHQADLIGVSGLITPSLSEMEALCELLQKEQLRIPLIVGGATTSTVHTAVKLAPRYDYGVIQGGDASRTAGIMKRLLSDRSSYLAQVKAEQEKIRGQYYHKQDRLLPYTEAQALAPVFDRESYRLPASFGEHNLLGKNMDLQDLIAKIDWTPFFHFWGFKGKFPEIIHQHEEADRTYQAALEMLGTVIAGNEFEASIVVNFFDAYAEDDEIVLDNGHRLPMLRQQKAGQECLSLSDYICPKAYGTSTIGLFALKVADKQGGCDCHDFSHLLRESLCARLTEALAEWMQEQLSEGLSLIRPAFGYSACPDHSLKKDVFDLLDAPSKIGVSLTTSYAIYPTTSLCGMLIAHPAARYFSIGKIGADQLTDYCTKRAITLEEGKRLLGL; encoded by the coding sequence TTGAACTCAAACTTTTTTGAATTGAACGAACGTACAACTATGATACAAGACGAAATCAAGAAGCGGATTCTGATCCTCGACGGAGCCATGGGAACAGCTATCCAGCAATACGGTCTGACAGAAGCCGATTTTCGCGGTAGTGAATTTATCTCCCATCCGGTAAACCTGAAAGGTAACAACGATATCCTGAACCTGACCTGTCCCGAAGTGATCCGGCAGATTCATCGGTCGTATATCGAAGCAGGAGCCGATATTATCGAAACCAATACTTTCAACTCGAACGCCATCTCACAAGCCGAATATCGGGGAGAAAAGCTCGTATACCGCTTAAACTACGCGGGGGCGAAATTAGCTGTAACGGAAGCCCGTGCAGCTTCACACCAGGTATATGTAGCCGGCAGTATGGGACCGACTTCCAAGACATTATCACTATCACCGGATGTCAACCGGCCGGAATTCCGTCCAGTGGACTTCGATACCCTGGTCTCGACTTATGCAGAGCAGGTAAGCGGATTAATCGACGGCGGAGTAGATCTCTTGTTAGTGGAAACCGTTTTCGACGGTCTGAATGCAAAAGCAGCCCTTTATGCCATTACCCAGGTACAGGAAGAAAAAAGGACTTCACTCCCTGTCATGTTATCGGCCACCATCAACGACAGAAGTGGGCGGACGCTCACCGGACAGAGCCTGGAAGCACTTTACACCACTGTATCCCATTACCCGCTGTTCAGTTTCGGATTGAATTGTTCGTTCGGGGCCACCGACTTATTGCCGTTTATCGAACGCTTATCCAAGACGCTGCCTTGTCCGTTGAGTATTTATCCTAATGCAGGTCTTCCCAACGAAATGGGAGAATATGATGAAAGCCCGGAGCTAACGGCTTCCTGCCTGAAACAGATGGCCACAGCAGGTTTACTCAATATCGCGGGAGGGTGTTGCGGTACTACTCCGGAGCACATCCGGGCCATACGTGAAGCCCTTCAAGCCATTTCTCCCCGACAGATTCCGGCTATCCCGGCCCAGCTTGTGGTAAGTGGTCTGGACAAGGTCGTAGTCGATAAAGCCCAAAATAACTTCATCAATGTCGGTGAACGGACCAATGTTGCCGGTTCCGCTAAATTTGCCAAACTCATCCACGCCAAAGCTTATGAAGAAGCTGCCCGGATCGCCCGGAAACAAATCGAGGACGGGGCATCGGTTATCGATATCAACATGGACGATGCCATGCTCGACAGTGCTCTCGAAATGTCCACTTTCGTCCGTTATATCAGCAATGACCCCGATATTGCCCGGGCAGCCCTGATGATCGATTCTTCGGATTGGAATACCATTTTAGCAGGACTCAAAAATGCCCAGGGGAAATGTATCGTCAATTCGATCAGCCTGAAAGAAGGAGAGGATCTGTTTCTGGCAAAAGCCCGGGAAATACATCATTTGGGAGCTGCTGTCGTCGTTATGGCTTTCGACGAACAGGGACAAGCCGTCACTTATGAACGTAAAATCGAAATCTGTGAGCGGGCTTACCGGCTCTTAACCCGGCAAGCCGGTTTCCGTGCGGAAGACATCATTTTCGACGTCAATATTCTGGCTATCGGAACAGGCCTGGAAGAGCACAATAATTACGCCGTCGATTTCATCCGGGCAATAGCCTGGATCAAGGCCAACCTGCCGGGATGCCGTACTTCCGGCGGAATCTCCAATCTCTCGTTTTCTTTCCGGGGAAATAACCCGGTACGCGAAGCCATGCACTCCGTATTTCTCTACCATGCGATCGAGGCAGGCATGGATATGGGCATCGTCAATCCGGCCATGTTACAGGTATACGATGAGATAGAACCTCAATTACTGGAAGCAGTAGAAGAGGTGGTATTGAACAAACACCCGGAAGCCACGGAACGCCTGATCGAACTGGCCGAACAAATCAAGGGACAGAAAACCGCAGACGGAAAGGCTATAAAAAATGAAGAATGGCGCACCCGTACGTTATCCGAACGCCTGAATTTCGCTCTGATCAAAGGTAATACGGAATATCTGGAAGCCGATCTGGCCGAAGCGCTGACCGTTTATGCCTCTCCCGTCGAAATCATCGAAGGTCCCCTGATGCAGGGGATGGATAAAGTGGGGACACTATTCGGTGAAGGAAAAATGTTTTTACCCCAAGTGGTAAAATCGGCGAAAGCGATGAAAGCAGCTGTCGCAATTTTACAACCGGAGATCGAAAAACACAACGCCGGTACGGGAGAAAATATTCAGCGCCCTAAAGTTGTCCTTGCGACTGCCAAAGGAGATGTACACGATATCGGTAAAAACATCGTCAGTATCGTATTGACCTGCAACAATTTCGATGTCATCGACCTGGGGGTGATGGTCGATAACCAAAAAATCGTTGCCGCAGCCAAAGCCCATCAGGCAGACCTGATCGGAGTCAGCGGACTCATCACTCCTTCCTTGAGCGAAATGGAAGCTTTGTGTGAGTTACTACAGAAAGAGCAGCTCCGGATTCCGCTTATCGTAGGCGGAGCGACCACTTCAACCGTACATACCGCTGTAAAACTGGCCCCCCGATACGATTATGGCGTCATCCAGGGGGGAGATGCCTCCCGGACTGCAGGGATCATGAAACGGCTACTATCCGACCGGTCGTCCTACCTCGCACAAGTGAAAGCAGAACAGGAAAAAATACGCGGGCAATATTATCATAAACAGGACCGTTTGCTTCCCTATACAGAAGCTCAGGCCCTGGCTCCTGTCTTTGACCGGGAAAGCTACCGGTTGCCTGCCAGTTTCGGGGAACACAATCTGTTGGGAAAAAATATGGACTTGCAGGACCTGATCGCTAAAATCGATTGGACTCCATTTTTCCATTTCTGGGGATTCAAAGGTAAATTCCCGGAAATCATTCATCAGCATGAAGAAGCCGACCGTACTTACCAGGCCGCACTGGAAATGTTGGGCACCGTTATTGCCGGCAATGAATTCGAAGCTTCGATCGTGGTCAACTTCTTCGATGCCTATGCAGAAGATGACGAAATCGTATTGGATAACGGTCACCGTCTCCCCATGTTGCGTCAACAAAAAGCGGGGCAAGAATGCCTGAGTTTATCCGATTATATCTGTCCCAAGGCTTACGGAACTTCCACCATCGGGTTATTCGCCCTGAAAGTCGCCGACAAACAGGGCGGTTGTGACTGCCACGACTTCAGCCATCTGCTGCGTGAAAGCTTATGTGCCCGGTTAACCGAAGCTTTGGCCGAATGGATGCAGGAACAATTGAGTGAAGGTTTGTCCCTGATCCGCCCGGCCTTCGGCTATTCGGCCTGTCCGGATCATTCACTGAAAAAAGATGTCTTCGACCTATTGGATGCACCGTCTAAAATCGGGGTTTCCCTGACCACGTCTTATGCGATCTATCCGACGACAAGTCTTTGTGGTATGCTCATCGCACATCCGGCTGCCCGTTATTTCAGCATTGGAAAAATCGGCGCAGACCAGTTGACGGACTATTGCACAAAGCGGGCGATCACCCTGGAAGAAGGAAAAAGATTATTAGGATTATAA
- a CDS encoding PKD-like family lipoprotein, with protein sequence MKKIYLLLCFVACLLASCLEDKGNDLYIELNDVTIGKIRDTTVEQFTRLKIEPEITTRSGEFKAEDYTYLWYMYTTYGMSSLTSADTLSLEKNLDTEITCIPGDYSLVFKVMDKETGITYTTEYATSVTVINSYSKGMMALSSEDGEASVTFVNTVGTVTENAYKKVNGEAAGKNPTGIRYVSGMLSQAEEMIVIMTDDEKGGTVVKPLDMSYVMDFKDMFYIQPEVIKPQFFGTAEVTLYEYVNNDGIIYRRENRESGYPKYGVAVKGEYDRIAPFDFFDATGSYVAWFYDQGRERFIYLNCPLDGDVMIELQDMSGAFNPNNVGMQMLWGGAFGSNYKLSNGRMVMEDDAGERWMLSFTSSKVDKQVVFTPLAKLQLTYEGAREAHTFTTAQNANFLYYGYDNKIACVSFSTGNLLNVYEMEGGNVDYIECDQVGNINQMWVGISDGSGTAKSGSIVVLEMSTDGSLKEVTRYKNVCGKVVDFEYKQ encoded by the coding sequence ATGAAGAAGATATATTTATTGCTGTGTTTTGTAGCCTGTCTTTTGGCTTCTTGTCTGGAAGACAAGGGGAATGACCTCTACATCGAATTGAATGACGTAACCATCGGGAAAATACGTGATACGACAGTGGAACAGTTTACCCGCCTGAAAATCGAACCGGAGATTACAACTCGTTCCGGTGAGTTCAAAGCTGAGGATTATACCTATTTGTGGTATATGTATACAACTTATGGGATGAGTAGTCTGACTTCTGCGGATACATTGAGTCTGGAGAAAAATCTGGATACGGAGATCACTTGTATCCCGGGTGACTATAGTTTGGTATTTAAAGTAATGGACAAAGAGACGGGGATAACGTATACTACGGAGTATGCCACTTCTGTCACAGTTATCAATTCCTATTCCAAGGGCATGATGGCATTGAGTAGCGAAGATGGAGAGGCGAGTGTGACTTTTGTGAATACCGTCGGTACGGTGACAGAGAATGCCTATAAGAAAGTGAATGGGGAAGCGGCCGGTAAGAACCCTACGGGTATCCGTTATGTTTCAGGCATGTTATCGCAGGCGGAAGAAATGATCGTTATCATGACGGACGATGAGAAAGGCGGTACGGTGGTAAAGCCTCTCGATATGTCGTATGTGATGGATTTCAAGGATATGTTTTATATACAACCGGAAGTCATCAAGCCCCAATTCTTTGGAACTGCCGAAGTAACCTTGTATGAATATGTGAATAATGACGGAATTATCTATCGCCGGGAAAATAGGGAGAGTGGTTATCCGAAATACGGAGTGGCGGTTAAAGGGGAATACGACCGGATCGCTCCTTTTGACTTTTTTGATGCGACAGGTAGCTATGTGGCCTGGTTCTATGACCAGGGACGGGAACGTTTCATTTATTTGAATTGCCCGCTGGATGGTGATGTGATGATTGAATTGCAGGATATGTCAGGTGCGTTTAATCCCAACAATGTGGGGATGCAGATGTTGTGGGGAGGTGCATTCGGTAGTAATTATAAGTTGAGTAATGGGCGTATGGTGATGGAGGATGATGCCGGGGAACGCTGGATGCTTTCCTTTACTTCGAGCAAGGTTGACAAACAAGTTGTATTTACCCCTTTGGCGAAGCTTCAACTGACCTATGAGGGGGCTCGTGAGGCTCATACCTTTACTACGGCTCAGAATGCCAATTTCCTGTATTACGGTTACGATAACAAGATTGCGTGCGTCAGTTTTTCTACCGGCAATCTGCTGAATGTGTATGAGATGGAAGGAGGAAATGTGGATTATATCGAATGTGACCAGGTGGGGAATATCAATCAGATGTGGGTAGGCATCAGCGATGGTTCCGGTACGGCCAAGTCCGGTTCTATCGTAGTACTGGAAATGAGTACGGACGGTTCGCTGAAAGAAGTGACGCGGTATAAGAATGTGTGTGGAAAAGTAGTCGATTTTGAATACAAGCAATAA
- a CDS encoding TlpA family protein disulfide reductase produces the protein MKKILILGTALLCGFLGRVAAQGVEFRDLTFGQALEQARTENKLVFMDCYTSWCGPCKNMLKNVFTLPEAGEFMNAHFVCVKYDMEKGEGIGLKKQFAVRAFPTFFIIRPDGTVQHRLAGGSQWERFRERVARGLEETTSYAYLNERYQQGKLARKQYPHYVQALKDAGDRPAVKNVCMEVFGQLSDKAKCSAENWYIFDQEMGPADPRFEYLVDHKEAFDRTVGQKIVDEKIYSVYGDELLGINNSKDAEWPERIGRIAHQMQKIGFEKKPEIENTLDYVVAYLSKDIEGVLKNLEERTDFPQYVMMDLAFRFGFIVQEGTDEQVARYIQLGRRAEQQAATPQLAGLIREYMDRYEAELNDRKTYAGIRGRVTRERMNEVNLYKVEDGKECLIATSKVSRDGWYGFAFQPERKGFYTVGGKENLDRIRLYIKPGDQGEVNFPEDTIVITARNTPENLLLARWETMMIPVRERVDNLKYALFDYRDFFPYFMDFLPQAREFQEKLTFRDETFARLVKQTIDFDLDYYAFRILNALKAGKETHKPSRPTPADYPAYYETIVSRDKLTDASVLEQPYGYDYLQRYTTFALAKEGEKDNLSNRLKWLSDDLLKAEIVLWYAERCRTYENYQKILGEYGSFLTTENHRERMNAVSARLYQGKKGEMAADFTYPDRNGKLVSLSDFRGKVVLVDVWATWCGPCRAEIPHLVKLEKEMEGKDVVFIGVSIDQKKDHRKWLEVLEQEGLSGVQLFAGVSPQIMKDYKFTTIPRFMVFDREGKVVTTKSPRPSSPELKKLLEKLLNSGL, from the coding sequence ATGAAGAAAATATTGATATTAGGGACCGCACTGTTGTGCGGTTTCCTTGGCCGGGTGGCTGCACAGGGGGTGGAGTTCCGTGATCTGACCTTCGGACAGGCGTTGGAACAGGCCCGGACAGAAAACAAGCTGGTATTTATGGATTGCTATACCAGCTGGTGCGGACCTTGTAAGAATATGCTGAAAAACGTCTTCACTTTGCCTGAAGCCGGTGAGTTTATGAATGCACATTTCGTTTGTGTAAAGTATGACATGGAAAAAGGCGAAGGGATCGGGTTGAAAAAACAGTTTGCAGTCCGTGCTTTCCCGACATTTTTTATTATCCGGCCGGACGGTACGGTGCAACACCGGTTGGCCGGAGGAAGTCAATGGGAGCGTTTCCGCGAACGGGTTGCAAGAGGATTGGAGGAAACGACTTCTTATGCCTATCTCAACGAACGCTATCAGCAGGGTAAGCTTGCCCGGAAACAATACCCCCATTACGTTCAGGCTTTGAAAGATGCCGGCGATCGGCCTGCCGTGAAGAACGTTTGTATGGAAGTTTTCGGGCAACTGAGCGACAAAGCGAAATGCAGTGCAGAAAACTGGTATATTTTCGATCAGGAAATGGGACCGGCCGATCCCCGGTTTGAATACCTGGTGGATCACAAAGAGGCTTTCGACCGGACAGTGGGGCAGAAAATAGTGGATGAGAAGATTTATTCCGTTTATGGAGATGAATTGCTTGGCATCAATAATAGTAAGGATGCTGAATGGCCGGAAAGAATTGGCCGTATCGCCCATCAGATGCAAAAGATCGGTTTTGAGAAAAAGCCGGAGATCGAGAATACACTGGACTACGTGGTGGCTTATCTGAGTAAGGATATCGAAGGGGTGTTGAAAAATTTGGAAGAACGGACTGATTTTCCCCAATATGTGATGATGGATCTGGCTTTTCGTTTCGGTTTTATTGTTCAGGAAGGTACGGATGAGCAAGTAGCCCGGTATATTCAGTTGGGACGACGGGCCGAACAGCAGGCGGCTACCCCTCAGCTGGCCGGCTTGATCCGGGAGTATATGGACCGGTATGAAGCAGAACTGAACGACCGCAAGACTTATGCCGGCATACGGGGCCGGGTGACTCGCGAGAGAATGAATGAAGTGAATTTATATAAGGTGGAAGACGGAAAAGAATGTCTGATCGCAACCTCGAAGGTGAGCCGGGACGGCTGGTATGGATTCGCCTTCCAGCCTGAACGGAAAGGCTTCTATACGGTGGGGGGAAAGGAGAATCTGGATCGGATCCGTCTTTATATAAAACCGGGTGATCAGGGAGAAGTGAATTTCCCCGAAGATACTATCGTGATTACTGCGCGGAATACGCCGGAAAATCTCTTGCTTGCCCGTTGGGAAACGATGATGATTCCGGTACGGGAAAGAGTCGATAATCTGAAGTATGCTTTGTTCGATTACCGCGATTTCTTCCCTTATTTTATGGATTTTCTGCCACAGGCCCGTGAGTTTCAGGAAAAGCTGACCTTCCGGGATGAGACATTCGCACGCTTGGTGAAACAAACGATTGATTTCGATCTCGATTATTATGCTTTCCGGATTTTGAATGCCCTGAAAGCGGGTAAAGAAACCCATAAACCCAGTCGTCCTACTCCGGCCGATTATCCGGCGTATTACGAAACCATTGTTTCCCGGGATAAGTTAACGGATGCTTCGGTACTGGAACAACCTTATGGTTACGATTATTTGCAACGTTATACGACGTTTGCTCTGGCAAAAGAGGGGGAAAAAGACAATTTATCCAATCGGCTTAAATGGTTGTCGGATGATTTACTGAAAGCGGAAATCGTGCTTTGGTATGCCGAACGTTGCCGGACTTATGAAAACTATCAGAAAATACTCGGTGAATATGGCAGTTTCCTGACAACTGAAAATCACCGGGAGCGGATGAATGCCGTTTCGGCCAGGCTGTATCAGGGGAAGAAGGGCGAAATGGCAGCCGATTTCACTTATCCCGACCGGAATGGTAAGCTGGTATCCTTGTCCGATTTCCGGGGTAAGGTTGTACTGGTGGACGTATGGGCTACGTGGTGCGGTCCCTGCCGTGCGGAAATCCCTCATCTTGTGAAACTGGAGAAAGAAATGGAAGGTAAAGATGTCGTTTTTATCGGTGTATCGATCGATCAGAAGAAAGATCACCGGAAGTGGCTCGAGGTTCTGGAGCAGGAGGGGCTTAGTGGTGTACAGCTTTTTGCTGGCGTGTCTCCGCAAATTATGAAAGACTATAAATTTACCACAATTCCCCGTTTCATGGTATTTGACCGGGAAGGGAAAGTGGTGACGACTAAATCGCCTCGGCCTTCCAGTCCGGAATTGAAAAAATTATTGGAAAAATTATTGAATTCGGGTTTATAA